One Mercurialis annua linkage group LG3, ddMerAnnu1.2, whole genome shotgun sequence DNA window includes the following coding sequences:
- the LOC126675411 gene encoding NAC domain-containing protein 30-like — protein MLPGFRFNPTDQELVGFYLLHINNQKDSAFHIDHQFPVPFCDFYGGEEPWQIWKRFGGEQKNNLERLFFHTKLKKKATRGNGTNIDRKFGSGGGGWHGATSGDKSPIHVSDLVGYKKSFSYWNKSRPDQDRCWIMTEYSVEGRGWEFVICELKPGRKQPKKRNHEAAVLESEAKRCRIEQDNGDQAVATETNEKGCRIEQEYNQEYPNYGDGLTEEYVAEEANCYDEGTVTLQDNQEGTYSENGEDALEWERLDELLNSEPLPPSNFAEKNTEMNGEVKEGGEENLDGFFEGLEDLNFSGNFLELMDFELPLYDAN, from the coding sequence ATGTTGCCTGGATTTAGATTTAACCCTACTGATCAAGAACTTGTGGGCTTCTATCTTCTCCACATCAACAACCAAAAAGACTCTGCGTTCCACATTGATCACCAGTTTCCTGTTCCGTTCTGCGATTTCTACGGTGGAGAAGAGCCTTGGCAAATTTGGAAGAGATTCGGTGGAGAGCAGAAGAATAATCTTGAACGTCTTTTCTTCCACACCAAGCTAAAGAAGAAAGCTACCAGGGGCAACGGCACCAACATTGATCGCAAGTTTGGTTCTGGAGGCGGAGGATGGCACGGTGCGACTTCCGGTGACAAATCACCCATTCATGTTTCTGATTTAGTAGGCTACAAGAAGAGTTTCAGCTATTGGAACAAATCGAGACCCGACCAAGACCGCTGTTGGATCATGACGGAATACAGTGTGGAGGGGAGGGGCTGGGAGTTTGTGATTTGTGAACTGAAACCTGGCAGAAAACAACCCAAGAAAAGAAATCATGAGGCTGCAGTTCTTGAGAGTGAAGCAAAAAGATGCAGGATTGAACAAGACAATGGAGATCAGGCCGTTGCAACTGAAACAAATGAGAAAGGATGCAGGATTGAACAAGAGTACAATCAAGAATATCCGAATTATGGTGATGGCTTAACTGAAGAATACGTAGCAGAAGAAGCAAATTGTTATGATGAGGGTACAGTAACTTTGCAAGACAATCAAGAGGGCACATATTCTGAGAATGGAGAAGATGCATTGGAATGGGAACGTCTTGATGAATTGCTCAATTCTGAGCCGCTGCCGCCATCTAACTTTGCCGAGAAGAACACTGAGATGAATGGAGAGGTAAAAGAGGGAGGTGAGGAGAATTTGGATGGATTTTTTGAGGGATTGGAAGATCTTAACTTCAGTGGGAATTTTTTGGAGCTGATGGATTTTGAACTGCCGCTTTATGATGCTAATTAG